The Alkalinema sp. FACHB-956 genome contains a region encoding:
- a CDS encoding glucose-1-phosphate thymidylyltransferase, whose translation MKALILSGGKGTRLRPLTYTGAKQLVPVANKPVLWYGIEAIVAAGITDIGIIISPETGEEVRTKTGNGDRFGANITYILQEQAAGLAHAVKTAQPFLGDSAFVMYLGDNLIPDPLHDFANVFKERSLDALILLRAVSDPTAFGVAQVDGAGRVLKLVEKPKNPPSNLALVGIYFFSAAVHEAIARIQPSARGELEITDAIQDLIDHQRSIEARQLQGWWLDTGKKDDLLEANRILLDTRLTKVVNGIVDDRSQVLGRVQIGEGTRIINSTIRGPVAIGANCHIENSFIGPYSSIADNVILREVDLEHSMLLQGAKVEGIHQRIVDSVIGQRAKLTEAPSRPKALRFMIGDDSHVELV comes from the coding sequence ATGAAAGCCCTAATTTTATCCGGTGGTAAAGGCACTCGTCTGCGTCCGCTCACCTATACGGGGGCAAAACAACTGGTTCCCGTTGCTAACAAACCTGTGCTTTGGTACGGCATCGAAGCGATCGTGGCTGCAGGCATTACGGACATTGGCATTATCATCAGCCCCGAAACCGGCGAGGAAGTGCGGACAAAAACGGGCAACGGCGATCGTTTTGGGGCCAATATCACCTACATTCTCCAGGAGCAAGCAGCAGGACTGGCCCACGCAGTGAAAACCGCTCAGCCTTTCCTCGGTGATTCAGCCTTTGTTATGTATTTGGGGGATAACCTGATTCCCGATCCGCTCCATGACTTTGCCAATGTATTCAAGGAACGTAGCTTAGATGCCTTAATTTTGCTGCGGGCAGTTAGTGATCCCACAGCTTTTGGGGTGGCGCAGGTCGATGGTGCAGGGCGCGTCCTGAAATTAGTGGAAAAGCCGAAAAACCCACCTTCTAACTTGGCACTGGTGGGCATCTATTTCTTCAGCGCAGCCGTGCATGAGGCGATCGCGCGGATTCAACCCTCGGCTCGGGGTGAATTGGAAATTACCGATGCCATCCAAGACCTGATTGACCACCAGCGATCGATCGAAGCGCGGCAACTCCAAGGCTGGTGGTTGGATACTGGAAAAAAAGATGATTTGCTGGAAGCCAATCGGATTCTCTTAGATACCCGCTTAACAAAGGTCGTGAACGGGATCGTAGACGATCGTAGCCAAGTCCTAGGTCGAGTGCAGATCGGCGAAGGTACCCGTATTATTAACTCCACCATTCGCGGCCCCGTTGCCATTGGTGCAAATTGCCATATCGAAAATAGTTTTATTGGCCCTTACAGTAGCATTGCCGATAACGTCATCCTACGGGAGGTAGACTTGGAACATAGTATGTTACTTCAAGGCGCTAAGGTGGAGGGCATTCATCAACGGATTGTGGATAGTGTGATTGGGCAGCGAGCCAAGCTAACGGAAGCGCCATCCCGTCCCAAAGCGCTGCGTTTTATGATTGGCGATGATTCCCATGTGGAGTTGGTATAG
- the rfbD gene encoding dTDP-4-dehydrorhamnose reductase codes for MTRILLIGAAGQVGQELQAILPNLGEMISLDRQTLDLTQVEQIRQSIRQWQPHYIVNAAAYTAVDRAESEPELANQINAIAPTVIAQEAQALNALLLHLSTDYVFDGYSYRPYRVEDSTQPLSVYGQSKLAGEMGIRQVGDRHVILRTAWVYGVHGKTNFVKTMLRLGSTQEELRIVADQIGSPTWATDIAQTLGQLITWDRDRASPSAENRTGAPEYDRPVVQGTFHFTNSGVASWYDFTVAILEEAEALGLPVLTKRILPITTADFPTSARRPAYSVLDHRPLWPILGCPPRHWRQALRSMLQQYSLMIAAPTASSDSSSDA; via the coding sequence ATGACCCGAATTCTGTTGATCGGCGCAGCAGGACAAGTCGGACAGGAACTACAAGCAATATTGCCTAACCTCGGGGAAATGATTTCCCTCGATCGCCAGACTCTCGATCTCACCCAAGTCGAGCAGATTCGGCAAAGTATTCGTCAATGGCAACCCCACTATATTGTCAACGCTGCAGCCTACACAGCGGTCGATCGAGCAGAAAGTGAGCCGGAATTAGCCAACCAAATTAACGCGATCGCGCCAACAGTAATTGCACAAGAAGCCCAAGCACTCAATGCATTGCTCCTACATCTCTCCACCGACTATGTATTTGATGGATATAGTTATCGCCCCTATCGCGTGGAGGATTCGACACAGCCGTTGAGCGTATATGGTCAATCGAAACTAGCTGGCGAAATGGGAATTCGGCAAGTGGGCGATCGTCATGTGATCCTGCGCACCGCTTGGGTCTACGGGGTTCATGGTAAAACTAACTTTGTTAAAACGATGCTACGCCTTGGTTCAACCCAAGAAGAGTTGCGTATTGTGGCCGATCAGATTGGCAGCCCCACTTGGGCCACAGATATTGCCCAGACCTTAGGTCAATTGATTACCTGGGATCGGGACAGAGCTAGCCCTAGCGCAGAAAACAGAACTGGCGCACCTGAATACGATCGACCTGTAGTTCAAGGGACTTTCCATTTCACCAATAGCGGGGTCGCCAGTTGGTATGACTTTACCGTAGCGATTCTGGAAGAGGCTGAGGCCCTAGGCTTGCCGGTTCTGACCAAGCGTATTCTACCTATTACTACTGCGGATTTCCCCACGTCTGCCCGTCGTCCTGCCTATTCGGTGCTCGATCACCGCCCATTGTGGCCCATTCTAGGATGTCCCCCTCGTCACTGGCGACAGGCCCTGCGATCGATGCTCCAGCAGTATTCCTTGATGATTGCAGCCCCGACCGCATCTTCTGATTCCTCATCTGACGCCTAA
- the rfbC gene encoding dTDP-4-dehydrorhamnose 3,5-epimerase has translation MQVIPTMIPEVLILEPKVFGDDRGFFLESYNERVFHEATGIQTRFVQDNHSRSGKHVLRGLHYQIQQPQGKLVRAVVGEIYDVAVDLRKLSATFGQWVGCHLSANNYRQLWVPPGFAHGFVVLSEVAEVLYKATDYYAPQHERSLLWNDPEIGIEWPFSGDPILSAKDQAGQSFQSADVYAEEVDT, from the coding sequence ATGCAGGTGATTCCGACAATGATTCCTGAGGTTCTGATTCTAGAACCTAAAGTCTTTGGTGACGATCGCGGCTTTTTTTTAGAAAGCTATAACGAACGAGTCTTCCATGAAGCAACCGGGATTCAGACCCGGTTTGTACAGGATAACCACTCGCGATCAGGAAAACACGTCCTACGAGGATTGCATTACCAAATTCAACAACCCCAAGGTAAATTAGTTCGGGCTGTAGTGGGGGAAATTTATGATGTGGCGGTGGACTTGCGAAAATTGTCAGCTACCTTTGGCCAGTGGGTCGGTTGTCATTTAAGTGCAAACAATTACCGCCAACTCTGGGTACCCCCTGGGTTTGCCCATGGCTTTGTGGTGCTGTCTGAAGTGGCCGAAGTGCTCTACAAAGCAACAGATTACTATGCACCACAGCATGAGCGCAGCCTTCTGTGGAATGATCCGGAGATTGGGATCGAGTGGCCTTTTTCTGGAGATCCGATCTTATCTGCTAAAGATCAAGCAGGTCAGTCCTTTCAATCCGCAGACGTCTACGCAGAAGAGGTGGATACATGA